In the genome of Neisseria animaloris, one region contains:
- a CDS encoding SlyX family protein → MNDLEARVTELEIQTALQEDLIASLNDTIAKMQQTLDLQQGQLRLLYQRMQEKSSGDGEPYSLLDEIPPHY, encoded by the coding sequence ATGAATGATTTGGAAGCGCGCGTTACCGAGTTGGAAATTCAGACGGCCTTACAGGAAGACTTGATTGCCAGCTTGAACGACACCATTGCCAAGATGCAGCAAACGCTTGATTTACAGCAGGGGCAGTTGCGCTTGCTGTATCAGCGGATGCAGGAAAAAAGCAGCGGCGACGGCGAGCCGTACAGCCTGCTTGATGAGATACCGCCGCATTATTAA
- a CDS encoding MFS transporter, translating to MPAINPSHHTAQLSESERSALRKAAVSSFIGNFVEWFDYAAYGYLAAIIAVVFFPSEDKTIGLIAAYAVFAISFIIRPIGGIVWGQWGDRYGRRTALSWSILIMSAATFCIAFLPTYEQVGFVAPLLLLIIRFVQGFSASGEYAGAAAFLAEYAPPHQRGLYTSLVPASTASGLLLGSLLVALLYAILSDEQLHSWGWRLPFLLAAPFGLVGRYIRLHLEDTPVFREMEERLGHRQQRRLPIYRLVIGYRRQILIACGVVALNAVAFYTTLSYMPTYLSAELHMSETSSFIASSVSLLTYIGFIFMMGHLSDLYGRKTMLTCACVAFIVLSVPLFMLLETGSFILTLVVMVVFGAILAMNDGTLPGFLTEIFPTSLRFSGFALCFNLGNALLGGTAPLVATTLIYETGNQLAPAWYLAGIAVIALIAIMFSKETANDELLGEEVEIDDETGKVINAPE from the coding sequence ATGCCTGCCATCAACCCTTCCCATCATACTGCACAGCTCTCGGAAAGCGAACGTAGTGCTTTGCGCAAAGCGGCGGTTTCAAGCTTTATCGGTAATTTTGTCGAGTGGTTCGATTATGCCGCTTACGGCTATCTGGCCGCCATTATTGCCGTTGTATTTTTCCCGTCTGAAGATAAAACCATCGGTTTGATTGCCGCGTATGCCGTTTTTGCTATTTCATTCATCATCCGCCCGATTGGCGGTATCGTGTGGGGACAATGGGGAGACAGATACGGACGCCGTACAGCATTGTCATGGTCGATTTTAATTATGTCGGCTGCAACCTTCTGTATCGCTTTTCTGCCGACTTACGAACAAGTCGGATTCGTTGCTCCCTTGTTGCTGTTGATCATCCGTTTTGTACAAGGCTTCTCCGCATCGGGAGAATATGCAGGAGCTGCGGCATTTCTTGCCGAATACGCACCGCCGCATCAACGCGGGCTTTATACCAGTTTGGTTCCCGCCAGCACGGCCAGCGGCTTATTGCTCGGCTCTTTGCTGGTTGCTTTACTGTATGCCATTTTAAGTGATGAACAACTGCATAGCTGGGGGTGGCGTTTGCCGTTTTTATTGGCCGCACCTTTCGGCTTGGTCGGACGGTATATCCGTCTGCACCTTGAAGACACTCCAGTGTTCCGTGAAATGGAAGAGCGCCTCGGACACCGCCAACAACGGCGTTTGCCGATTTACCGTTTGGTTATCGGTTACCGCCGCCAAATCCTCATCGCTTGCGGTGTCGTAGCTTTGAACGCCGTTGCTTTTTATACCACTTTAAGCTACATGCCCACTTATCTGAGCGCCGAATTGCATATGAGCGAAACTTCTTCGTTTATCGCTTCCAGCGTATCACTTTTAACTTATATCGGTTTTATTTTCATGATGGGGCATTTATCCGACCTTTACGGACGGAAAACCATGCTGACTTGCGCCTGTGTTGCCTTCATCGTGTTATCCGTGCCGCTGTTTATGTTGTTAGAAACGGGAAGTTTTATTTTGACTTTGGTGGTTATGGTGGTGTTTGGTGCCATATTGGCCATGAACGACGGTACTTTGCCCGGTTTCTTAACCGAAATCTTCCCCACTTCATTACGTTTCAGCGGTTTTGCTTTGTGCTTCAACCTCGGTAACGCCTTGCTCGGCGGTACGGCACCTTTGGTTGCCACAACATTGATTTACGAAACCGGCAACCAACTTGCGCCTGCATGGTATTTGGCGGGTATTGCAGTCATTGCACTCATAGCGATTATGTTCAGTAAAGAAACCGCCAATGATGAATTATTGGGAGAGGAAGTGGAAATAGACGATGAAACCGGCAAGGTGATTAACGCACCCGAATAA
- a CDS encoding metallophosphoesterase gives MTYSYRQTLPDTALDIVGDVHGELEALQSLLHHLGYRDNGAHPQGRRLVFVGDLCDRGQNSPAVLAWFKQAYDAGHAFMVLGNHELNALVRDPKDGSGWLFPEREAKDAVQYAPWNVLPEAEKPMLESWLAEQPLILERPDLRVVHAAWLPQQFAALEAAAGERLVEQYRRFDGRLKRHLQTASWYADYLDEQQRYAEVVENPHFPPPPMPATAQYELNRSRMHPIRALTSGVEQIAPAPFYASGRWRFTARCAWWNNYRDDVPVVVGHYWRSWLPQPPSPHRENLLPAEGAAWHGARHNVFCIDFSVGARWRDRKNGTPPERSEFRLAALRWPERVLVFDNGETAPTVQG, from the coding sequence ATGACTTATTCCTACCGCCAAACCCTGCCCGATACTGCATTGGATATCGTGGGCGACGTGCACGGCGAACTCGAAGCCCTGCAATCGCTGCTGCACCATCTCGGCTATCGGGATAACGGAGCGCATCCGCAGGGGCGGAGGTTGGTGTTTGTCGGCGATTTGTGCGACCGCGGGCAAAACAGCCCTGCGGTGCTGGCGTGGTTCAAACAGGCTTACGATGCGGGCCATGCTTTCATGGTGCTGGGCAACCACGAGTTGAATGCGCTCGTGCGCGACCCGAAAGACGGCTCCGGCTGGCTTTTTCCCGAACGGGAAGCCAAAGATGCCGTTCAATACGCGCCGTGGAACGTGTTGCCCGAAGCTGAAAAACCTATGCTGGAAAGCTGGTTGGCGGAGCAGCCGCTGATTTTGGAACGCCCCGATCTGCGCGTGGTACACGCCGCATGGTTGCCGCAGCAGTTTGCCGCGCTGGAAGCCGCCGCCGGCGAAAGATTGGTCGAACAATACCGCCGCTTTGATGGCAGGCTGAAACGGCATCTTCAGACGGCCTCTTGGTATGCCGACTATCTCGACGAACAGCAGCGTTACGCCGAAGTTGTCGAAAACCCGCATTTCCCGCCGCCGCCTATGCCCGCCACGGCGCAATACGAACTCAACCGCAGCCGTATGCACCCGATACGGGCGTTGACCAGCGGCGTGGAGCAGATCGCCCCCGCACCGTTTTATGCGAGCGGGCGTTGGCGTTTTACCGCCCGTTGCGCGTGGTGGAACAATTATCGCGACGATGTGCCGGTGGTTGTGGGCCATTATTGGCGTTCGTGGCTGCCGCAACCGCCGTCGCCGCACCGCGAAAACCTGTTGCCCGCAGAAGGCGCGGCATGGCACGGGGCGCGGCATAATGTGTTTTGTATCGACTTTTCCGTCGGCGCACGCTGGCGCGACCGTAAAAACGGCACGCCGCCCGAGCGTTCCGAATTCCGCCTTGCAGCTTTGCGCTGGCCGGAACGGGTGCTGGTCTTCGATAACGGGGAAACGGCGCCCACGGTGCAGGGTTAA
- a CDS encoding glycine zipper domain-containing protein has product MNTIRKTLIAVLAAVALSFGTTAQARMTDRTEATIVGAAVGGVIGKVAGNNMESTLIGAAIGGTAGNLYAKRNQKKEAAEQARHHHASGKHCKKSCYCDHYRKGKKYRCKKYREDDDDDDD; this is encoded by the coding sequence ATGAACACCATCCGTAAAACCCTGATTGCCGTGCTGGCGGCAGTGGCGCTCTCGTTCGGCACCACCGCCCAAGCACGCATGACCGACCGCACGGAAGCGACGATTGTGGGCGCAGCCGTCGGCGGCGTTATCGGCAAAGTGGCCGGCAACAATATGGAAAGCACGCTTATCGGCGCGGCCATCGGCGGCACCGCCGGCAACCTGTATGCCAAGCGCAACCAGAAAAAAGAAGCGGCCGAACAAGCCCGCCATCATCATGCTTCGGGCAAACACTGCAAAAAAAGCTGTTATTGCGACCATTACCGCAAGGGCAAGAAATACCGCTGTAAAAAATACCGCGAAGATGATGATGACGATGACGATTAA
- a CDS encoding porin — translation MKKSILILVTALPVFALADVELYGNIRSGVSVSQVKTDTQRYTRTSVDDFGSYIGFKGSHPIGGGNNVIWQFEQDTPVGKSGSLREYFREKKKNSVLRTRN, via the coding sequence ATGAAAAAATCCATTCTGATTCTGGTGACGGCATTACCGGTGTTTGCGCTGGCGGATGTCGAGCTTTACGGCAACATCCGCAGCGGAGTGAGCGTGTCGCAGGTGAAAACGGATACCCAACGCTACACACGCACGTCGGTTGATGATTTCGGCAGCTACATCGGTTTCAAAGGTTCGCATCCGATTGGCGGCGGCAATAATGTGATCTGGCAGTTTGAACAGGATACGCCGGTGGGTAAAAGCGGTTCGTTGCGGGAATATTTCCGTGAGAAAAAGAAAAACAGCGTGCTGCGGACGCGGAATTGA
- a CDS encoding c-type cytochrome gives MKTTLLAAASVAVLALSACGGSAESGVAKGPISEARTTAFKSMMPNFSTMGKMVKGEEAYDVEKFKTAAAAFLEESKKPFEHFQKDEQGDGDTLPVTWEKPEEFKAAEEKFHAAVAELNTKAQGGNLEEIKVAYGEVGANCKSCHDTFRRPK, from the coding sequence ATCAAAACCACTCTGCTGGCCGCAGCTTCCGTTGCCGTGTTGGCACTGTCCGCATGCGGCGGCTCTGCCGAATCGGGCGTTGCCAAAGGTCCGATTTCCGAAGCGCGTACCACTGCATTTAAGTCTATGATGCCGAATTTCAGCACGATGGGCAAAATGGTTAAGGGCGAAGAGGCTTATGATGTGGAAAAATTCAAAACGGCTGCCGCTGCTTTTTTGGAAGAGAGTAAAAAGCCGTTTGAACATTTCCAAAAAGACGAACAGGGCGACGGCGATACGCTGCCGGTAACTTGGGAAAAACCCGAAGAGTTCAAAGCTGCCGAAGAGAAATTCCATGCGGCGGTGGCTGAGTTGAACACCAAAGCCCAAGGCGGCAATCTGGAAGAAATCAAAGTGGCTTACGGCGAAGTGGGAGCCAACTGTAAATCCTGCCATGACACCTTCCGCCGTCCTAAATAA
- the rlmH gene encoding 23S rRNA (pseudouridine(1915)-N(3))-methyltransferase RlmH: MNITVLAVGTKMPRWVDEAVNEYAKRFGRDVNYTLKEIKPEKRGAGVNAAQGMAAEEKRILEAVPQGAFLVVLDERGKAPTSVELAEHLKNWQQNGEHVCFVIGGADGMTDRLKQQARLMLRLSSLTLPHGMVRVLLTEQLYRAVSILHNHPYHRE; this comes from the coding sequence ATGAATATTACCGTTTTAGCCGTCGGCACCAAAATGCCGCGCTGGGTGGACGAAGCCGTAAACGAATACGCCAAGCGTTTCGGGCGCGACGTGAACTACACTCTCAAAGAAATCAAGCCCGAAAAACGTGGCGCAGGCGTGAATGCCGCGCAGGGCATGGCGGCGGAAGAAAAACGCATTCTCGAAGCGGTGCCGCAAGGTGCATTTTTAGTGGTGTTGGACGAACGCGGCAAAGCGCCCACTTCGGTGGAACTGGCGGAGCACCTGAAAAACTGGCAGCAAAACGGCGAACACGTCTGCTTTGTGATCGGCGGGGCGGACGGCATGACCGACCGCCTCAAACAGCAGGCACGGCTGATGCTGCGCCTATCCAGCCTCACTTTACCGCACGGCATGGTGCGCGTGTTGCTTACCGAACAGCTTTACCGCGCCGTGTCGATTTTGCACAACCATCCTTACCATCGGGAGTAG
- a CDS encoding helix-turn-helix transcriptional regulator, whose product MPPKTVLFLSPYMLYSILPRREKTDSLLLNLCSFGLNVTASPFWENVRGLLESGKSGLHYPEDKSDFIYRVYDEIENGFDLKNLSKIIELLDHMTTCMPQNSIVDKLCDIHQNNLHFCQTANEYIYSHLNCKGMVSEIAKQSHMSVSSFHQKFRQHFKESFHSYLLKQKIHLACNLLSTTSMTVAEIAEELNFNSPSHFTVIFKQHRQTTPGAYRTQAMRLKN is encoded by the coding sequence TTGCCGCCCAAAACCGTTTTGTTTTTATCACCTTATATGCTCTACAGCATCTTGCCCCGCCGGGAAAAAACCGACAGTTTATTACTTAATCTCTGCTCTTTCGGTTTGAATGTTACCGCATCTCCTTTCTGGGAAAATGTCCGCGGACTTTTGGAAAGCGGTAAATCGGGCCTGCATTATCCTGAAGACAAATCCGATTTTATTTATCGGGTTTATGATGAAATCGAAAATGGATTCGACCTTAAAAATTTGTCTAAAATCATTGAGCTTTTAGACCATATGACGACCTGTATGCCGCAAAACAGCATCGTGGATAAGCTGTGCGATATTCATCAGAACAATTTGCATTTTTGCCAAACTGCCAACGAATATATTTATTCACACTTGAATTGCAAAGGCATGGTCAGTGAAATAGCCAAACAATCGCATATGTCGGTATCCAGTTTCCATCAGAAATTCCGCCAGCATTTCAAAGAGTCGTTTCATAGCTATTTGTTAAAACAAAAGATTCATTTGGCCTGCAACCTGTTATCGACCACGTCGATGACGGTGGCCGAAATTGCGGAAGAGTTGAATTTCAATTCCCCCTCCCACTTTACCGTTATTTTCAAGCAGCACCGTCAAACAACTCCGGGAGCCTACCGTACTCAGGCGATGCGGTTGAAAAACTGA
- the glnE gene encoding bifunctional [glutamate--ammonia ligase]-adenylyl-L-tyrosine phosphorylase/[glutamate--ammonia-ligase] adenylyltransferase, giving the protein MNPIENARRHSQYLARHLDNGNLNPNILNPMLEKVLETADFAAFADWGQIQAEEKEAELAHQLRRLRRYVMAQIIVRDINRISDLAEVTRTITLFADFAVNTALDFAHAYYRDMYGTPIGRYSNEPQFLSVVAMGKAGGYELNVSSDLDLIFIYPESGDTDGRRERSNQEFFTKVGQKLIALLNDITADGQVFRIDMRLRPDGDSGALVLSETALEQYLIQQGREWERYAWCKGRVVTPHANGISALVRPFVFRKYLDFNAYEGMRGLHRQIRSEVSRKGMADNVKLGAGGIREIEFIAQIFQLIRGGQVRALQLKGTQETLLKLAELGILPHETVNMLLEAYRFLRDVEHRLQYWDDQQTQTLPDNPEQQQRLAESMGFADYAAFSDGLNRYRSQVNTVFNQILAEPDGQPQAHADGWQDIWQENADEEARFNRLAEHGFDAAPIARRLDQLRNSGKYRHLSAQAQPRFDAVIPLLIQAAASQPNRTVTLLRLLDFLENISRRSSYLAFLHEHPQALQRLADIMGQSSWVSGYLTKHPILLDELLSAQLMDTGNDWPKLAAELSDGLNNAAGDTEAQMDVLRRFQHAQVFRLAVQDLAGLWTVESLSDELSALADTILAAALPAVWADTPKTHTDAPRIGIIGYGKLGGKELGYTSDLDLVYVYDDPHPDAPDVYARFARRLTNWLSAATGAGTLYEVDLRLRPNGDSGFLTHSIAAFEKYQRENAWTWEHQSLTRARFICGLPETGASFDRLRTEILTRPRNQAELAREIIAMREKMFATHPPEDSNVKYARGGVVDVEFIVQYLILAYAGKHPQLLDNYGNIALLNIAADAGLIDKTLAEQSQTAYRFYRQQQHNAKLRDVGKLAVNEQVQAYYGSVKKLWEQVFGEEVRFGAV; this is encoded by the coding sequence ATGAACCCTATCGAAAACGCCCGCCGCCATTCCCAATATCTCGCCCGTCATCTCGACAACGGCAACCTGAACCCGAACATTCTCAACCCGATGCTGGAAAAAGTGCTGGAAACCGCCGATTTCGCAGCCTTCGCCGATTGGGGGCAAATCCAAGCCGAGGAAAAAGAAGCCGAACTCGCCCACCAGCTGCGCCGTTTGCGCCGCTATGTGATGGCGCAGATTATCGTGCGCGACATCAACCGCATCAGCGATTTGGCCGAAGTTACCCGCACGATTACGCTGTTTGCCGATTTTGCCGTCAACACCGCGTTGGATTTCGCCCATGCTTATTATCGGGATATGTACGGCACGCCGATCGGCCGTTACAGCAACGAGCCGCAGTTTCTGAGCGTGGTGGCGATGGGCAAGGCGGGCGGTTACGAATTGAACGTGTCGTCCGACCTTGATCTGATTTTTATTTATCCCGAATCGGGCGACACCGACGGCAGGCGCGAGCGCAGCAATCAGGAATTTTTTACCAAAGTCGGCCAAAAGCTGATTGCGCTGTTGAACGACATTACCGCAGACGGACAGGTGTTCCGCATCGACATGCGTTTGCGCCCCGACGGCGACAGCGGTGCGCTGGTGTTGAGCGAAACCGCGTTGGAACAATACCTGATCCAGCAGGGGCGCGAGTGGGAGCGTTACGCATGGTGCAAAGGCCGCGTGGTTACGCCGCACGCCAACGGAATCAGCGCATTGGTGCGGCCGTTTGTGTTCCGCAAATACCTCGATTTCAACGCCTACGAAGGCATGCGCGGGCTGCACCGGCAAATCCGCAGCGAAGTCAGCCGCAAGGGTATGGCCGACAACGTGAAGCTCGGCGCGGGCGGTATCCGCGAAATCGAATTCATCGCCCAGATTTTCCAGCTGATACGCGGCGGCCAAGTGCGTGCGCTGCAACTGAAAGGCACGCAGGAAACCCTGCTCAAACTTGCCGAACTGGGCATACTCCCGCACGAAACCGTTAACATGCTGCTCGAAGCCTACCGCTTTTTGCGCGATGTCGAACACCGCCTGCAATATTGGGACGACCAACAAACCCAAACCCTGCCCGACAACCCCGAACAGCAACAGCGGCTGGCCGAAAGCATGGGTTTTGCCGACTACGCCGCCTTTTCAGACGGCCTCAACCGATACCGCAGCCAAGTGAACACCGTGTTTAACCAAATCCTTGCCGAACCGGACGGGCAACCCCAAGCGCACGCCGACGGCTGGCAAGACATCTGGCAGGAAAACGCCGATGAAGAAGCCCGTTTCAACCGCTTGGCGGAACACGGTTTCGACGCAGCACCGATTGCACGCCGGCTCGACCAGCTCCGCAACAGCGGCAAATACCGCCACCTTTCCGCCCAAGCCCAGCCGCGTTTCGATGCCGTGATTCCGCTGCTGATACAGGCCGCCGCATCCCAACCCAACCGCACCGTAACCCTGCTGCGCCTGTTGGATTTTCTCGAAAACATCAGCCGCCGCTCGTCGTATCTCGCCTTTCTGCACGAGCACCCGCAAGCCCTGCAACGGCTGGCCGACATCATGGGGCAAAGCTCGTGGGTGTCCGGCTACCTGACGAAGCACCCGATTCTGCTCGACGAGTTGCTCAGCGCACAATTGATGGACACCGGCAACGATTGGCCGAAACTCGCCGCCGAGCTTTCAGACGGCCTCAACAATGCAGCGGGCGACACCGAAGCGCAAATGGACGTATTGCGCCGCTTCCAACACGCCCAAGTGTTCCGCCTCGCCGTGCAGGACTTGGCCGGATTATGGACGGTCGAATCGCTGTCCGACGAACTTTCCGCACTCGCCGACACCATCCTCGCCGCCGCCCTGCCCGCCGTATGGGCAGATACCCCCAAAACCCATACTGATGCCCCGCGCATCGGCATCATCGGCTACGGCAAACTTGGCGGCAAAGAGTTGGGCTACACCTCCGATTTGGATTTGGTGTATGTGTACGACGATCCGCACCCCGACGCACCCGACGTATACGCCCGCTTCGCCCGCCGCCTCACCAACTGGCTTTCCGCCGCCACCGGCGCAGGCACGCTCTACGAAGTCGATTTGCGCTTGCGGCCGAACGGCGACAGCGGCTTCCTTACCCACAGCATCGCCGCGTTTGAAAAATACCAGCGCGAAAACGCGTGGACATGGGAACACCAATCGCTCACCCGCGCCCGCTTCATCTGCGGCCTGCCCGAAACCGGCGCATCCTTCGACCGACTGCGCACCGAAATCCTCACCCGTCCGCGCAACCAAGCCGAACTTGCCCGCGAAATCATCGCCATGCGCGAAAAAATGTTCGCCACCCACCCGCCCGAAGACAGCAACGTCAAATACGCCCGCGGCGGCGTGGTCGATGTGGAATTTATCGTGCAATACCTGATACTGGCTTATGCGGGCAAACATCCGCAACTGCTCGACAACTACGGCAACATCGCCTTGCTCAACATCGCCGCCGATGCCGGTTTGATAGATAAAACGCTGGCCGAACAATCGCAAACCGCCTACCGTTTCTACCGCCAACAGCAACACAACGCCAAGCTGCGCGATGTCGGCAAATTGGCAGTCAACGAACAGGTTCAGGCGTATTACGGCAGCGTGAAAAAACTGTGGGAACAGGTGTTTGGCGAAGAGGTCAGGTTTGGGGCCGTCTGA
- a CDS encoding carbon-nitrogen hydrolase family protein, with product MHTVRIAAVQMVSVTRPEENLQTMRRLVSEAAARGAAWVLLPEYWPLMGIKDTDKLAFAEPLGNGVFQTALSEAARQNGIVLFGGTIPLQSPDKSKVFNTMQVYDRNGECIGAYNKMHLFGYSGLGESYAEADTIAAGSNAPELSADGIRLAAGICYDIRFPEFFRAQLPFDVLLLPAAFTYTTGQAHWELLLRARAVENQCYVIAAAQGGLHESGRRTFGHSMIIDPWGEVLDVLPEGEGMVMAELEAARLQSVRNRLPALKHRCM from the coding sequence ATGCATACCGTTCGTATTGCCGCCGTTCAAATGGTTTCGGTTACCCGCCCCGAAGAGAATCTGCAAACCATGCGCCGTTTGGTATCCGAAGCCGCCGCACGCGGGGCGGCATGGGTGCTGCTGCCCGAATACTGGCCCCTGATGGGCATAAAAGACACAGACAAACTCGCTTTTGCCGAGCCTTTGGGCAACGGTGTTTTTCAGACGGCCTTAAGCGAAGCCGCCCGACAAAACGGCATCGTGCTGTTCGGCGGCACCATACCGCTGCAAAGCCCGGATAAAAGCAAAGTATTCAACACCATGCAGGTTTACGACCGCAACGGCGAATGCATCGGTGCCTACAACAAAATGCACCTGTTCGGCTATTCCGGCTTGGGCGAAAGCTATGCCGAAGCCGACACCATCGCAGCAGGTTCCAACGCGCCCGAACTGTCTGCCGATGGCATCCGTTTGGCGGCAGGCATTTGCTACGACATACGCTTTCCTGAATTTTTCCGTGCCCAACTGCCGTTCGACGTGCTGCTGTTGCCCGCCGCTTTCACCTACACCACCGGACAGGCACATTGGGAACTGTTGTTGCGTGCCCGTGCGGTGGAAAACCAATGCTATGTCATTGCCGCGGCACAAGGCGGTTTGCATGAAAGCGGGCGACGCACATTCGGACACAGCATGATTATCGACCCGTGGGGTGAAGTGCTCGACGTGCTGCCCGAAGGCGAAGGCATGGTGATGGCCGAGTTGGAAGCCGCACGGTTGCAAAGCGTCCGCAACCGTTTGCCCGCACTGAAACACCGCTGCATGTAA
- a CDS encoding SDR family oxidoreductase: MAILITGASAGFGEAMCRAFVAAGYNVIGAARRIDKLEALRVELGERFLPLEMDMTSTASIDNALQDMPEPFDKIDCLINNAGLALGLDSADKADFGDWQTMIQTNIVGLTYLTRKVLPQMTEHKNGYIINIGSIAGTYPYPGGNVYGATKAYVRQFSLNLRADLAGTGVRVSNIEPGLCGDTEFSNVRFKGDEERVAKLYENVQFIRPQDIANTALWLYQRPVHMNVNSIEIMPVAQSFGALPVHREAAVPAAMVENGFDRQSMSLFQKIKSWFK, from the coding sequence ATGGCGATCTTGATTACCGGCGCATCAGCCGGATTCGGCGAAGCAATGTGCCGCGCTTTTGTAGCGGCCGGTTACAACGTTATCGGCGCGGCACGCCGCATCGACAAGCTGGAAGCATTGCGGGTCGAGCTGGGCGAACGGTTTTTGCCGCTGGAAATGGACATGACTTCCACCGCGTCGATCGACAACGCCTTGCAAGACATGCCCGAGCCTTTCGACAAAATCGACTGCCTCATCAACAACGCCGGCCTCGCCCTCGGGTTGGACAGTGCCGACAAAGCCGATTTCGGCGACTGGCAAACCATGATCCAAACCAATATCGTCGGCCTCACCTACCTCACCCGCAAAGTGCTGCCGCAGATGACCGAACACAAAAACGGTTACATCATCAATATCGGCTCGATTGCCGGTACCTACCCCTACCCCGGCGGCAATGTTTACGGTGCCACCAAAGCCTACGTGCGCCAATTCAGCCTCAACCTGCGGGCTGACTTGGCCGGCACCGGCGTGCGCGTGAGCAACATCGAACCGGGCTTGTGCGGCGACACCGAATTTTCCAACGTGCGCTTCAAAGGCGACGAAGAACGGGTGGCCAAGCTGTATGAAAACGTGCAGTTCATCCGCCCGCAAGATATTGCCAACACCGCTTTATGGCTCTACCAACGCCCCGTGCACATGAACGTGAACAGTATCGAAATCATGCCGGTGGCGCAAAGTTTCGGCGCGCTGCCGGTACACCGCGAAGCCGCCGTGCCCGCCGCCATGGTGGAAAACGGCTTCGACAGACAAAGTATGTCGCTGTTTCAAAAAATCAAATCTTGGTTCAAATAA
- a CDS encoding Na+/H+ antiporter family protein, whose protein sequence is MNAVVIAVAVMLILSLARVHVVLSLLLGALAGGLTSGLGLAKTMEVFQTGLANGAQIALSYAMLGAFAVAIAHSGLPQTLANAVIRRLDNSHVRDNVPGSVNVVKWGLLLALLAMSVMSQNLIPIHIAFIPLIIPPLLLVFNRIRLDRRLLACVMTFGLVTTYMWLPVGFGEIFLKQILVGNINKAGLNVDNINVVQAMTIPALGMVAGLLVAVFVSYRRPRIYQNTAADVEANHQAAAQPKISTYRSIVALLAIVISFVVQLWAGSLLLGAMVGFAVFMAAGVVRWGEADTVFNNGVKMMAMIGFIMIAAQGFAEVMKATGQIEPLVKASAEMFAGNKGMAALIMLLVGLLVTMGIGSSFSTLPIIATIYVPLCISMGFSPMATLALIGTAGALGDAGSPASDSTLGPTAGLNVDGQHDHVRDTVIPTFLHYNLPLMVSGWIAAMVL, encoded by the coding sequence ATGAATGCCGTTGTGATTGCCGTTGCCGTGATGCTGATATTGTCGTTGGCGCGGGTGCATGTGGTGTTGAGCCTGCTACTGGGCGCGCTGGCGGGCGGTTTGACCAGTGGTTTGGGGCTGGCGAAAACCATGGAAGTATTTCAAACCGGTTTGGCCAACGGTGCGCAGATTGCGCTTTCCTACGCCATGCTGGGGGCGTTTGCCGTGGCCATTGCCCATTCGGGTTTGCCGCAAACGCTGGCCAATGCCGTTATCCGCCGTTTGGATAACAGCCACGTGCGCGACAATGTGCCGGGCAGCGTCAACGTGGTGAAATGGGGGCTGCTGCTGGCCTTGCTTGCCATGAGCGTGATGAGTCAAAACCTGATTCCCATCCACATCGCGTTTATTCCGCTGATTATTCCGCCGCTGCTGCTGGTATTCAACCGCATCCGACTCGACCGCCGCTTGCTGGCCTGTGTGATGACTTTCGGTTTGGTTACCACTTATATGTGGCTGCCGGTGGGTTTCGGCGAAATTTTCTTGAAACAGATTTTGGTCGGCAACATCAATAAGGCCGGTTTGAATGTTGACAATATCAATGTGGTTCAAGCCATGACTATTCCCGCTTTGGGCATGGTTGCGGGCTTGTTGGTTGCGGTGTTCGTCAGCTACCGCCGTCCCCGTATTTATCAAAATACTGCAGCAGATGTGGAAGCTAACCACCAGGCCGCGGCACAGCCGAAAATTTCTACCTACCGCAGCATAGTGGCTTTGCTGGCGATTGTGATTTCTTTTGTGGTGCAGTTATGGGCGGGTTCGCTGCTGCTGGGCGCGATGGTCGGTTTTGCCGTGTTTATGGCGGCGGGCGTGGTGCGCTGGGGCGAAGCGGATACGGTGTTTAACAACGGCGTGAAAATGATGGCGATGATCGGCTTTATCATGATTGCCGCGCAAGGTTTTGCCGAAGTGATGAAAGCCACCGGCCAGATTGAGCCGCTGGTGAAAGCTTCGGCCGAAATGTTTGCCGGCAACAAAGGCATGGCGGCATTGATTATGCTGTTGGTGGGTTTGCTGGTTACGATGGGCATAGGCAGCTCGTTTTCCACCTTGCCGATTATCGCCACCATTTATGTGCCGCTGTGCATCAGCATGGGCTTCTCACCGATGGCTACTTTGGCGTTAATCGGTACGGCAGGCGCATTGGGCGATGCCGGTTCGCCAGCATCCGATTCCACTTTAGGCCCCACCGCCGGTTTGAATGTGGACGGCCAGCACGACCATGTGCGCGATACGGTGATTCCCACCTTCCTGCACTATAACCTGCCGCTGATGGTTTCCGGCTGGATTGCCGCGATGGTGTTGTGA